Sequence from the Thermocoleostomius sinensis A174 genome:
CTGCTGGACACGACAAGTACCTGCCCGATCGCCTGCATGGAACCCTATTTCTGACGCTAACCGTCCAGACCGCTTTGCACGTTTCAACGGGAGTGGTGGTCATGGGAAGTGATATTGGCAATAATCGCATTCCCCTGATTAAAACAATGGTGCAAAACCCGGATCAGAAACTTACGATTCAGGGAAGTTCGCTAAAGGGCTGTGTGCGATCGGTCTATGAGGCAGTAACAAGGAGTTGCATTTGTAAGACGAAGGCAAAAAAATTACAAATTCCAGACAAGTATTCCGAGTGTACACCTGAGCCGAAGAAAGGGAGGTTGGATGTTTGTCCTGCCTGTCAAATTTTCGGGGCATTGAATTGGCAAGGTTTAATTGAATTTCAGGATGCAGTTTGCCAGAGTACGGGTTTTGCAACAGGGTTTATGCCGTCCTTGTATCGTCCCCGTCCTGATCAACGACGCGCTTACTTTAGACAAGGTAAAGTGGCTGGACGAAAGTTTTACTATCACACCATCAGGGCGATCGACAGGGGACAAAATCAGGGAATTCCGGTACAGACAGCAGCGAAAGAATACATATTCACCACAGCGTTGCACTTCAAGAATTTAACAGCAGAAGAGCTAGGAACCCTATTTATCGTTCTCGGACAAGATCCCCAATATCCGATCGCCCTCAAAGTAGGAGGTGGTAAACCGATCGGCATGGGAACGATGACAGTACAGGTTACGGCGATCGATTGCATAAAGGGACAGAACTTGCGCGATCGATATGTTGCTTATCAGTCTCCAGATTCGACTCAATTGACGGGCGACGTTTTACAGCAATTGATGCAACAACATATTCAAACGGCTCATGCGAGTGCGTTCGTCGAAAAACCTCAGCTAGATGCGTTGCTTGAAGTTCTACGATATCCAACCGATCGTGAACCGCCGACGGGAATGTATTGAGGCACAGGGAGTTTGGGAGTTAGGATCAGATTGGTCGATGCTGGAGAAATGCACCCATGATACAAACCATAGACACGCTTATTCAAAATTCTCTAAGCTTCGAGCAGTTCTTGAACTATGAATTCTCCGATGAGGGACGCTACGAGCTAATCAACGGAAATATTGTGAGGATTTTAGCCACTCGACAGCATGACAACATCGCAGAATTTATCGCGGATACGTTCAAAGCCGAAGTCAAACGACGAAACTTGAACTATCGCGTTTCCGGTCGAGTTATGATTCGCACCGTTACTCCAGAAGGCAAAGAGCAGGGACGGTTTCCGGATGTCAGTGTGGTCGATCGCACTTTATGGGATGCTAATCTTTCCGCCTATACTGCCTTCACCGATCCGCCTCAAATTGCGATTGAGGTCGTGTCCTCCAACTGGGAGGATGATTACATTGACAAACTCGATGAATACCAACGGCTAGGCATTCCCGAATACTGGATCGTAGATTACCAAGCAGTCGGTAGCCGATCGCTCCTTGGTCATCCTAAAATTCCAACGATTTTCGTTTGCTTACTCGATCAGAGCGGACAATACCAGCTTCACCCCTATCGTGGCGATGAGCCGATCGAGTCACCCACATTTCCAGAACTATCCATAACTGCGAATCAGATATTTGAGGCTTAGATGATGTCATCCGATGTTGCTCAAGTTGGACTCACCGATGCTCAGTGGAACATGGCTCACCAGATTGCTGATCGGTTGGCGAAAGAGGACACTGATGTGAACGAACTGGGAAAAGTAATTGCCTATCTACGAACGGCAATCAATCAATACGGCTCAAATGCCGGATCGCAGTTTTTCAAGTATCTAAAGACTCTGGTTAAGAATGGCAACAGTATCGGGCACAGTAGCAAAACAATTGGATACTATCGCAGTATTGACAAAGCCTGTAGTGACATTCTGCAAAAGGAAAATTTAGATGCTGAAGCGATACTCCAAATTTTGGGTTGGGCGGCACGGCTAATGCGCTATTACAAGGTTTCCCCGATCGGTGAAAATGCAGAACCCCAGGAAGAATCTGTTCCCTCTGCGGTGACAGAACGGCAAGCAGCGATCGAAGCCTTAATCCAAACACAAACCTTTGAAGTAGGGCAGATGATTGAGGCGCAAGTGAAGCAAAAACTGAAAGGAAATAAAGTTACCTATCTCATCGGAGATCTCTTGTTTACAGAGAAAGAAGCCAAGACATTCGATCGAATTCCTGCAAGTGGCAAGGTTAAGGTTGAAATTAAATCACTCAAAGAAGATGGCAGCATTAACCACGTTAAGTTTGTACAATCCTAGTTGAGGTAACAGACTATACCAAGGCAACTATTTCTCTTGTAGATGAAATTACTACAAATATTGAAAGATTTCTAAAATTAGAGCAATTCCTTGAGTGAAAACTTAGCCATACTTTATGACCTGTTATCGTAGAGGCTCTTTATCCTCTACTTCTACCGTTTCTGAATTTACGGGATTATAGCGGTAGTACGGACTATCTCATCATCTTTACTTCCTAAAGATGTCGGGCGCTCTTGGGAGTTTTACTGCTTTCGCTCGACTCCTAGTCTCTGAACCTTGTCAAACCCTTGAATATTTTTACCTTCGCCGTTTTGACCTTGGCTGCCGATTATCTGTCCCACAGACTTCTTGGCAATTCACCCGATTATCATCTATCGTTTTCACGACAGAGGGCCCTTTGAGCCACCCACTCTGAACTGCAACTAAGTGTACCTCCTTTAACGAATCAGGGAATTGAACTCTGACTTAAATCGACTAGGATTAGTAGCTATAGAAAAACGACCATATCCCCGCAAAATAGAATCCTGTTCTTCAGGTATTTTAACTTTCTCATCTTCTTTATAGATAAACACAATCAAAGGAACATCTTCTTTGAGAGATCGCAAAAAATCAACCACCCTTTTTAACTTTTCCTTTGAGTCCTTCGAATTCACATAAGAATATACCAGCAGATCACATTTTGATAGAGATAGAGCTTCATCATTGCGAAGATAATGACAATATATATTTTTAAATCCCTCCTTCTTTATGCCCTCTATTATACCAAAATCATGTAAATTTTCATTTTCAAAAATCCATAAAATCCTCTTTTACTTTACAAGTTCCTCTGCCCGTAAAAAATCATACACTTCAGAATATTGCTGCTTTAAATTCTCCTTGAAGGCTTCAACACCTGCTAACTCTGCTGTAAGTTCATCTTTTAGTTCCTGGGTTTTCTCTTTCAATTCTAGCAACTCATTGTTTTTTAGTTCCACCTCTTCAGTCAGTTTCTCAAAACGTTCTTCAACTTGTTTAAAGTTATTAAATCGATCGCGGATAAAGAATGCTAAAACAGTTCCAGCTACTGCGAAAATAAGAGTCAGTGAATTTCGAGTTTCATCAAAAATATGTTTAACAACATTAAAATTTTGCCTGGAATATTCTTTCCAGAAATCGCTTTCACTCCTCTCAAAAATCAACTCTTTTTCTACATTTGAAACTTCGAGTTCAATTTTCTCTCTAAGATACCGTTCGACTTCTCCTCTTATTAAATCTTCTGGGGTTACTTCGCTGGAAGATTCAAAGCCAGATATTATATTTTTTGCTGACAGTTGACTTAAATTTACATTCAATGCGTGAGCCGTATCAGACATTATTAGAAGGACTTGAGCTATTACCAATATCAAAACCGTAGTGATTCTCAGCATTTTAAAGGTTGCTCAACTCCATAGTTTAGACAAAGGCTATATATCCTGATTGATTCATTAACTCATCTTTTTATTGTGCAGATCCTAATTCGCTAAAAACGTTCAACAACCATCGACTAATGGCTCCATCCTCTTCTGTACGCGATCGTCTAAGAGCCTTTTCTACCAGATCAATTCCTAGTCCTGGTAAGACTTGAGATTCACGAATCTTTGTCCCATCAGCATTGGACAGAGCAGTCGCAAACACCTGACCCGTATTTACATTCACCACCCAATATTCCCGAACGCCGAGGTGTTGATAAAGCCTTTGCTGGCGATCGCATTCATCCTCTAAGGAAGAAGCCGCAATTTCGATCACAAGGGTTGGCGGATCGCATTCATCCAAGTTAACTGGAGCGTTATTGTAGGGTGGAAGTTTCAGTCCTTGACCCACGTAAAAAGCGAGATCGGGTTGGGATTCGCGTACTTTCGCTTTTCTGAAGGTGGTATTAGTAAATCCCTTAATAGAGAGCATCTTAACCGCTGCATAGAGGTTGACTAGCGTTGAAAGTACCGTATTATCCTGACCGTGTGCAGCACCAAGCGGCGACATCTCAATCCTCATGTAACCCTGATCATAATAAAATCTACCGCTTGCCAAAACCGGATCATCTGCAAAAGTCAGAAACGCTTCCCAGGTCGCCTCAACCCACGTATCGGTGGAGATCGTTTGCAGAGGAAGAGGGCTAGCCATCAGTGTCACCTCGATCGATTGATTATTAGCATAGCAAGTTGTTTGACAACAGATTGGAACGGGGCAAACAAGGCGTATGAGGAGATCCACGTTTGTTTTAACGTCTGTTGATTTGGAGCCACTCAAAAATTTGCTCAGCGGTTAACTCCAAGTCAACCCCTGGCAATACTTGAAGGGGACAACGCCCTCGACACACATTCGGTTCTTGTTGCGGCGCAAAAATCAGAATGGAATAATCATCGGGATCGATCATCCACACCAACTGACCACCCTGCTTGATGCAGTGCAAAAGATTATCAATCACACGATTGGCTTTTTGATCAGGTGAAAGAATCTCAATTGACCAATCCGGAGCTTCCAAAAAATTGTCCTCTGGTTCTCCTCGTTCATTGACTGGAATCCGACTCCATGCCACAACTGCCACATCAGGAACGATCGATCTTCCGGCGAACGTACAGCGTAATTCAGGTAATGCGGTGTAGGTTTCACTGTGCCCATCAATTTCAGCCAACAGTCGCTTTTGTAAGAGGGAATGTCGAGTTTTTGGCATGGTTTTTTGCATCGCATCCCCATCTGCATATTCCCAGGCTGGAGAGTCCTCAATGTAGGGATGGTTGAGGAATTCTTCAAGGGTAAGAGCCTGGATTGAAGGAGCGGTCATATTTTCAAGACAACAAGTCCGGTTCTGATTTCAGTATATCGGCTCTCACCAATGGGGAAACTGCATTAGCAACAGATGAGAACGATCGATCGTCTGAGGTTGGGCAGGACTGGTGTGCTGAGAAGAGAAATTTGGCAACGGATGAAGCAGAAGATGAGTATCAGGAATCGCCTGACCACTCTCCCGGATTTGTCGCCAACCAGGTTTCCAGATCGACGAGTGTTGTAAACTCTAGCAACGCTTCGCCCAATGCTTCTAGTTGAGTGAAAGAGAGTGACTGAATTTGAGCCGTGCTTCCAGGAGGGATAGCCTGGTTGAGGCGACGTGCCAGTTGTCGAAGGATTAGATTGACCTCGGACTGTTTAGCTTCCTGACGTGCTTCCTCTTTTAACTCCTGGTAAATCACAGATTCTTGCATGAGTTCTCTCCGTAACACTCGCCGGATTGTTTCTTGATTCAATACTAACCCAGCCATGATCCCAGTCGCTGCTGCCAGGTTGCTTTGGTCAGTTCGATCGCCGATATTCTCGATCGCCTGAGCAACTTGCCGTAGCGTACTGACTCGATCGGTTGTTTGAGCTAGTGCTGCATAGGGAAGGAGTCCTGGAAGTTGGAGAAATGGTTCGATCGGTTGTTCCCAGAGCCGCATGACCTGAAATTCATGGCGCAGGGTGTCTAGCTCAAAGGTAGTTTGCCGCACTAAGTTAGACTCAGTTTCTCGCAGATAAATCACAACTTGCACCATGCGTTTATTGGGAAACCTTCGATACACTCGCAGGCGATAATCTGCCATGCGAAAGGGCATGGTTGGGTCTGGAGCGGTTTGAAATTCGCAGTGCAGCACGAGGTCGTCGGATTGCAACAAGACCAGAGCATCGGCACGAATGGGTTCCAGGGAAAGCTCCGATGGGCTGAGTTCACTAAGGGCGATCGGTTTGCCGATGAGCCAGGTTGCAAAGTCTTCTGGAAATTGTTCGATGAGGAATTTGGAAACGTTGTCAAACATGAAGAAGAACACGGAACGCGGAACACGAAAGGTAGAAAAAGGAGCGGGAAAGACAAGGACTGGCTCGATCGCACCATCGTTGCTGACAGAGGCAAACCATATTTTACCTGTCCAAATCACTCGTCTGCCTTTAAATTCCGCCTTTCGCGTTTTGGCTTCACTGGCAATGGATAGAAACGGGCGATCGTTGTGGCATCGATGCAGAAGAAATAGATAAAAATGGGCGATCGTTTCTACATTTACGCACAAGAATAACGGACAGCAAGTGCCACTAAATCTTCAGTCATATCTGCCACCAACACGTATCTTATCCGTTTCCTTCGCTCTCCATTCGTGGTTACATTTCCGTTCATGTTTCCATCCCCTTGCGGGGAAGTAGTTAGGGAAGGTCTGTTCACCAACAAGGAGTGCATCTGATTACGCACCCATGTTTCCGTCCCCTTGCGGGGAAGTGGTTGGGAAAGTTCAAGGCGGCTTGGATCATTCTAATCCGTACTTCACTGAATTTCCGTCCCCTTGCGGGGAAATGGCTGGGAAAATGTCGGAGAAATCCGCAACAACCAAGATCTGGCACGCTTGTTTCCGTCCCCTTGCGGGGAAGTGGTTGGGAAAATCTTTCTCTGAAGGCGGTGCTGCATCTTCTTTCTCTGAAGGGTTTCCGTCCCCTTGCGGGGAAGTGGTTGGGAAATTTGATTGCTTCGCAGTATGCCCAACTCGATACAAGCGTGTTTCCGTCCCCTTGCGGGGAAGTGATCGGGAAAGGTTGAGTTGGTTACAGTGCGTGGATATTAACGAACTTTATTGTTTCCGTCCCCTTGCGGGGAAGTGGTTGGGAAAGCAACTCTACTTGTTGTCATTCGGGAGCAGCAACGCTTCCGTATTTCCGTCCCCTTGCGGGGAAGTGGTTAGGAAAGGATCTGGAAACAGAAGTCCGTGATTTAATTACGCAATTAGCGATTTCCGTCCCCTTGCGGGGAAGTGGTTAGGAAAGGTGCTGTCCTATCAGGAAATGATTGATGCAGTGAATAATGATGATATTTCCGTCCCCTTGCGGGGAAGTGGTTGGGAAAGGGTAGCCTCCTGGAACCTTTACGGGTTGAGAGGTTCAGCACCCCCGATCTCCATAGGTCAAAAATGACCTGAAAATCACAGCATGAAGGCTCAAAAATTAGGAAACTTCGATGGCTGAAACCCTGATGGGGCAAACCATCGCCATAAGCCAGCGGAATCATGCGGTTTTCAAGGTGCGGCTGCCCCCTTAGATTAACATCTCAATCTGAGATCGCCAAAAACCAAAATTCTTTTCTTAAGCATTTGCAATACTTCGTCGATCGCCTGTAATCTCCTCAATCAATCCCCAATCACACACATCCTTGATTTTGGGCGATCGAATTATAGATTTCATGAGATCTGATACCAATTTAAATTGAGAACGTGTTTAAATTGAGAACGTGGCAAATCGGGTAAGGGCGATTCGCGATTCGCCCTTACGAGCGGTTCATCTGTCGCAGAGATGGTTTAAAGCGGTATGAAATTCTCGTGAGGTGGGCATCTTGCCCGCCCAGTCAGTAAGGCGTTAATCACCAATCACAACAATGCAAAAAAGTATTTGAATACGCTTGTATTGTGGGCGCGTATCCTTTATGCTGTTGCGATACTGGTTTTTTCACCCGAACGAACCAGTCCACTCAAACCCGCTTAAGGTGAGGTATAGCGCTGATTAGGGAAGCGACCAACAACCCTAACCAGCTAACCTGGCACTCTGAAACAGGCAGAGGGCAAGGCTGTTTGATTGTAGATCATTGTGTCTGCGATCGACAGTCTCGCTGATGCATGACGACGCTTGGGGAGTTGTTTTTCTGAAACCTGCTTCCCACACCTTAAGCTTTTCTTCTCAACAACATCAGCGAGGAACCCTAATATGTCTTCAGAGTTCAATGAACAACTGCCCGTCACGCAGGACGATCGGGCCCAACTTTGGATTATTGGTACACGCGATCAAGTCATCTTCACCATGAACGAGCTTTACGTGAGAAGAGTTGCCACCGATCGCGCTCAGTTCACCCCGATCATCCCGGCTCCCTTTGCCGTCGGAAAATACATGACGGTGCTGGTGCGATAGATCTGCTCACGTCTGGTCTTCTCTTCTGCCCGCCTTGCTTCCAGAGGGGCGGGTAGGATACCGGCATGTCCTGAGTAGCGAGGATTCTGCTAAAGCCTGCTTCTGGCAATGACTCCTAAACTGCAAGCCATCGGAGGCTCAAGTTTTACCATAACGTTTTGTATACCGATAGACAATTCGAGAAAAAATCACTGTATCCTGTTCAATAAGTCACAGTCGTAATGAGTATGACTTAATAAGAGAACTTGAGTTTCTAGGTGCAATCACCAATGGTTTACAACCTTCACTGAAGTGAGAAGAAACTACTGTTTCAAGGTGACGCCTTTACTCATCGATCGCGTTGTTAAGAAGGATTGAACTGATTGTGAACTAAAGCGCTTGATGGTGAACTAAAGCGCTGCGCAACATCAATCTAATAGCAACACACGGTATAACAACACACCACAGGAGATACCCCATGAGCGAAAGCGGATGCCCATTTGCTGGCAACGGTCAGAAACATCAGCCTCGTCATGTGACGGGGAACCGAGACTGGTGGCCAAATTATTTGAACCTGAGCGTCCTCCACCAGCACTCATCCAAATCTAATCCCATGGATGAGGATTTCAATTATGCTGAGGAATTCAAAACGCTTGATTTAGCCGCTTTAAGAGCAGACATCTACGAACTGATGACCACCTCGCAGGATTGGTGGCCCGCTGATTATGGTCATTATGGGCCGCTCTTCATTCGCATGGCGTGGCATAGCGCAGGCACCTATCGGATTGGTGATGGTCGTGGCGGTGCAGGCTCTGGCAGTCAGCGGTTTGAACCGCTCAACAGTTGGCCCGACAACGCTAACCTTGACAAAGCCCGGATGTTGCTTTGGCCCATTAAGCAGAAATATGGTAGGAAAATTTCGTGGGCTGACCTCATGATCTTTGCAGGCAATTGTGCGCTGGAATCAATGGGCTTCAAAACACTCGGCTTTGCAGGTGGACGGGTGGATGTCTGGGAGCCAGAGGAAGATATTTACTGGGGGTCTGAGAAAGCCTGGCTTGGCAGTGAGCGTTATAGTGGCGATCGGGTACTGATGAATCCACTTGCTGCCGTTCAGATGGGGTTGATCTACGTGAACCCAGAAGGCCCAGACGGAAACCCTGATCCGATCGGCGAAGGACGCGATATTCGTGAAACCTTTAAGCGGATGGCGATGAACGA
This genomic interval carries:
- a CDS encoding Uma2 family endonuclease; this translates as MASPLPLQTISTDTWVEATWEAFLTFADDPVLASGRFYYDQGYMRIEMSPLGAAHGQDNTVLSTLVNLYAAVKMLSIKGFTNTTFRKAKVRESQPDLAFYVGQGLKLPPYNNAPVNLDECDPPTLVIEIAASSLEDECDRQQRLYQHLGVREYWVVNVNTGQVFATALSNADGTKIRESQVLPGLGIDLVEKALRRSRTEEDGAISRWLLNVFSELGSAQ
- a CDS encoding Rpn family recombination-promoting nuclease/putative transposase, which produces MCVNVETIAHFYLFLLHRCHNDRPFLSIASEAKTRKAEFKGRRVIWTGKIWFASVSNDGAIEPVLVFPAPFSTFRVPRSVFFFMFDNVSKFLIEQFPEDFATWLIGKPIALSELSPSELSLEPIRADALVLLQSDDLVLHCEFQTAPDPTMPFRMADYRLRVYRRFPNKRMVQVVIYLRETESNLVRQTTFELDTLRHEFQVMRLWEQPIEPFLQLPGLLPYAALAQTTDRVSTLRQVAQAIENIGDRTDQSNLAAATGIMAGLVLNQETIRRVLRRELMQESVIYQELKEEARQEAKQSEVNLILRQLARRLNQAIPPGSTAQIQSLSFTQLEALGEALLEFTTLVDLETWLATNPGEWSGDS
- a CDS encoding Uma2 family endonuclease — protein: MIQTIDTLIQNSLSFEQFLNYEFSDEGRYELINGNIVRILATRQHDNIAEFIADTFKAEVKRRNLNYRVSGRVMIRTVTPEGKEQGRFPDVSVVDRTLWDANLSAYTAFTDPPQIAIEVVSSNWEDDYIDKLDEYQRLGIPEYWIVDYQAVGSRSLLGHPKIPTIFVCLLDQSGQYQLHPYRGDEPIESPTFPELSITANQIFEA
- a CDS encoding RAMP superfamily CRISPR-associated protein; this encodes MSSNPPPPKPSRPNLANSSPRRRNNSEQALPAKPYELIPFPKQPPCLKRPAGHDKYLPDRLHGTLFLTLTVQTALHVSTGVVVMGSDIGNNRIPLIKTMVQNPDQKLTIQGSSLKGCVRSVYEAVTRSCICKTKAKKLQIPDKYSECTPEPKKGRLDVCPACQIFGALNWQGLIEFQDAVCQSTGFATGFMPSLYRPRPDQRRAYFRQGKVAGRKFYYHTIRAIDRGQNQGIPVQTAAKEYIFTTALHFKNLTAEELGTLFIVLGQDPQYPIALKVGGGKPIGMGTMTVQVTAIDCIKGQNLRDRYVAYQSPDSTQLTGDVLQQLMQQHIQTAHASAFVEKPQLDALLEVLRYPTDREPPTGMY
- a CDS encoding Uma2 family endonuclease: MTAPSIQALTLEEFLNHPYIEDSPAWEYADGDAMQKTMPKTRHSLLQKRLLAEIDGHSETYTALPELRCTFAGRSIVPDVAVVAWSRIPVNERGEPEDNFLEAPDWSIEILSPDQKANRVIDNLLHCIKQGGQLVWMIDPDDYSILIFAPQQEPNVCRGRCPLQVLPGVDLELTAEQIFEWLQINRR